One Sus scrofa isolate TJ Tabasco breed Duroc chromosome 1, Sscrofa11.1, whole genome shotgun sequence DNA segment encodes these proteins:
- the MTRF1L gene encoding peptide chain release factor 1-like, mitochondrial (The RefSeq protein has 1 substitution compared to this genomic sequence) — protein MRSRLLLSAVRGLWAHRAVGPARRHMSCGSLPLEELFARSGPLRTFLERQVGSETPLQVRGPELVAVAKLLTEKERELQETEHLLHDESEDLRKLAENEIISCQKEIAQLKHQIVLLLVPSEEADENDLILEVTAGVGGQEAMLFTSEIFDMYQQYAAFKRWHFEILEYFPSEIGGLRHASASIGGSEAYKHMKFEGGVHRVQRVPKTEKQGRIHTSTMTVAILPQPTEINLVINPKDLRIDTKRASGAGGQHVNTTDSAVRIVHLPTGVVSECQQERSQLKNREMAMKKLRAKLYSLHLEEETSKRYNARKVQVGTKGRSEKIRTYNFPQNRVTDHRINKSLYDLGTFMQGEYLLDELVQSLKDYANYESVLEIISQKI, from the exons ATGCGGTCTCGGCTTCTTTTGAGTGCTGTTCGGGGCCTTTGGGCCCACCGGGCTGTTGGCCCGGCCCGCCGACACATGAGCTGCGGGAGCCTTCCGCTGGAGGAGCTGTTCGCCCGCAGCGGACCCCTGCGGACCTTCCTCGAGCGCCAGGTAGGGTCTGAAACCCCGTTGCAGGTCAGAGGGCCTGAGCTGGTGGCGGTGGCCAAGCTTCTGACAGAGAAGGAGCGGGAGCTGCAGGAGACCGAGCACTTGCTGCACG ATGAAAGTGAAGACTTAAGGAAACTTgcagagaatgaaataatttcGTGTCAAAAAGAAATAGCTCAATTGAAACATCAG ATCGTCTTACTTTTGGTTCCCTCAGAAGAAGCAGATGAAAATGACTTGATCCTGGAGGTAACTGCAGGAGTTGGGGGTCAGGAGGCAATGCTGTTTACTTCAGAGATATTTGATATGTATCAGCAGTATGCTGCATTTAAAAGATGGCATTTTGAAATCCTGGAATATTTTCCTAGTGAAATAG GTGGCCTTAGACATGCATCTGCCAGCATTGGGGGTTCAGAAGCCTATAAGCACATGAAGTTTGAAGGAGGTGTGCACAGAGTACAGAGAGTGCCAAAGACGGAGAAGCAAGGCCGCATCCACACCAGCACCATGACTGTTGCAATCctgccccaacccactgag ATTAATCTGGTGATTAATCCTAAAGATTTGAGGATTGATACTAAGCGAGCCAGTGGAGCTGGGGGGCAGCACGTAAACACCACAGACAGCGCCGTCCGGATAGTTCATCTTCCCACAG GTGTTGTTTCCGAATGCCAGCAGGAGAGATCTCAACTGAAAAATAGAGAGATGGCTATGAAAAAGTTACGTGCAAAACTATACAGCCTGCATCTAGAAGAAGAAACGAGTAAACGATACAATGCTAGAAAGGTTCAg GTTGGTACTAAAGGAAGGTCAGAGAAAATAAGAACATACAATTTTCCACAGAATCGGGTCACGGATCACCGAATAAACAAGTCACTTTATGATCTTGGAACTTTTATGCAAGGAGAGTATCTACTGGATGAACTTGTACAGTCACTGAAGGACTATGCTAATTATGAATCTGTACTAGAAATCATTTCCCAAAAAGTTTAA
- the MTRF1L gene encoding peptide chain release factor 1-like, mitochondrial isoform X1, which translates to MRSRLLLSAVRGLWAHRAVGPARRHMSCGSLPLEELFARSGPLRTFLERQVGSETPLQVRGPELVAVAKLLTEKERELQETEHLLHDESEDLRKLAENEIISCQKEIAQLKHQIVLLLVPSEEADENDLILEVTAGVGGQEAMLFTSEIFDMYQQYAAFKRWHFEILEYFPSEIGGLRHASASIGGSEAYKHMKFEGGVHRVQRVPKTEKQGRIHTSTMTVAILPQPTEINLVINPKDLRIDTKRASGAGGQHVNTTDSAVRIVHLPTGRRKRMRRKRSIP; encoded by the exons ATGCGGTCTCGGCTTCTTTTGAGTGCTGTTCGGGGCCTTTGGGCCCACCGGGCTGTTGGCCCGGCCCGCCGACACATGAGCTGCGGGAGCCTTCCGCTGGAGGAGCTGTTCGCCCGCAGCGGACCCCTGCGGACCTTCCTCGAGCGCCAGGTAGGGTCTGAAACCCCGTTGCAGGTCAGAGGGCCTGAGCTGGTGGCGGTGGCCAAGCTTCTGACAGAGAAGGAGCGGGAGCTGCAGGAGACCGAGCACTTGCTGCACG ATGAAAGTGAAGACTTAAGGAAACTTgcagagaatgaaataatttcGTGTCAAAAAGAAATAGCTCAATTGAAACATCAG ATCGTCTTACTTTTGGTTCCCTCAGAAGAAGCAGATGAAAATGACTTGATCCTGGAGGTAACTGCAGGAGTTGGGGGTCAGGAGGCAATGCTGTTTACTTCAGAGATATTTGATATGTATCAGCAGTATGCTGCATTTAAAAGATGGCATTTTGAAATCCTGGAATATTTTCCTAGTGAAATAG GTGGCCTTAGACATGCATCTGCCAGCATTGGGGGTTCAGAAGCCTATAAGCACATGAAGTTTGAAGGAGGTGTGCACAGAGTACAGAGAGTGCCAAAGACGGAGAAGCAAGGCCGCATCCACACCAGCACCATGACTGTTGCAATCctgccccaacccactgag ATTAATCTGGTGATTAATCCTAAAGATTTGAGGATTGATACTAAGCGAGCCAGTGGAGCTGGGGGGCAGCACGTAAACACCACAGACAGCGCCGTCCGGATAGTTCATCTTCCCACAG gaagaagaaaaaggatgagaaggaaaaggagtatTCCTTGA
- the MTRF1L gene encoding peptide chain release factor 1-like, mitochondrial isoform X2 → MLFTSEIFDMYQQYAAFKRWHFEILEYFPSEIGGLRHASASIGGSEAYKHMKFEGGVHRVQRVPKTEKQGRIHTSTMTVAILPQPTEINLVINPKDLRIDTKRASGAGGQHVNTTDSAVRIVHLPTGVVSECQQERSQLKNREMAMKKLRAKLYSLHLEEETSKRYNARKVQVGTKGRSEKIRTYNFPQNRVTDHRINKSLYDLGTFMQGEYLLDELVQSLKDYANYESVLEIISQKV, encoded by the exons ATGCTGTTTACTTCAGAGATATTTGATATGTATCAGCAGTATGCTGCATTTAAAAGATGGCATTTTGAAATCCTGGAATATTTTCCTAGTGAAATAG GTGGCCTTAGACATGCATCTGCCAGCATTGGGGGTTCAGAAGCCTATAAGCACATGAAGTTTGAAGGAGGTGTGCACAGAGTACAGAGAGTGCCAAAGACGGAGAAGCAAGGCCGCATCCACACCAGCACCATGACTGTTGCAATCctgccccaacccactgag ATTAATCTGGTGATTAATCCTAAAGATTTGAGGATTGATACTAAGCGAGCCAGTGGAGCTGGGGGGCAGCACGTAAACACCACAGACAGCGCCGTCCGGATAGTTCATCTTCCCACAG GTGTTGTTTCCGAATGCCAGCAGGAGAGATCTCAACTGAAAAATAGAGAGATGGCTATGAAAAAGTTACGTGCAAAACTATACAGCCTGCATCTAGAAGAAGAAACGAGTAAACGATACAATGCTAGAAAGGTTCAg GTTGGTACTAAAGGAAGGTCAGAGAAAATAAGAACATACAATTTTCCACAGAATCGGGTCACGGATCACCGAATAAACAAGTCACTTTATGATCTTGGAACTTTTATGCAAGGAGAGTATCTACTGGATGAACTTGTACAGTCACTGAAGGACTATGCTAATTATGAATCTGTACTAGAAATCATTTCCCAAAAAGTTTAA